The Streptomyces sp. 11x1 genomic sequence CCTGTATGTGCAGAACGCCGTCTCCGGTACGGTCGACGGCTTCCGTGTGGGCAGGAACGGCTCGCTCACGAAGGTCACGACCGCCACAGGACTGCCCGCCTTCGCCGAATCCGGAATGGAGGGCATCGTCGCGGTGTGACGGGAAAACGGTCACCGCGGTGCGGCGCCCCGGAGTTGACCCAGGGCGCCAGGCCGCTCCGGCCAGATCACAGCGCGTCGTTGAAACCTTCTTTCAGAGGGCCGGAACGGAGGGCCGGGTGAGGACCACCGTTCGCCGGGAATCCAGGAATGCGGTTGAAGCAGCCCGTGATCGTCACTCCCGGCCAAGCCGAGGGGATGGCGGACGGGCTGCTCAGCGCAGATGCTGTTCGGCCGCGTGGATCCGTACGAACGGGATGGCTCTGCCCGCCTCTCGGAACGATGCCGTGGTGCCGTCCACGGTCAGACCCATGAAGGCGCACAGTCGGAGGGCGGTCCGTGGATGTCGCGCCGCGAACTGGACCATGGTCTCTGCCCCTTCTTCCGGGGTGAGGAATTGTGCGTCGACCGCGTAGTGGCGATTCCCTATCTGGACGACGGTCTGCGGTCGGCTGCGCAGGTTGCGGTACCAGTCCGCCGTTGGACCGAAGCCGGATGCAACCGTCCAACTGCCACCTGCCGGATCGCGCGCCACCACCTCCAGAACCACATGGCGGTCGGCTCCGGTGACGCGGCCGATGTGGTGAAGCAGCAGGAACCGTCCGCCGAAGAGGGGCCCCAATCCCGCACGGAACAACAGGATCGGCAGCCGCAGGGCGAAGCGTCTCCATCCGGAGGGGAGTCGGGGGCGGTGCGGGGCGTCGCCTTCCGGTCGCCGCATTGGGTCTCCATGAGCCGGTGGAATGTCGGATCTCGGCATCGATTGGGTAAAGGGCCGGAGCGAGAGCCGTGCCGTCGCAGCAATCCTTGCATAGTCTAAGTGTTGAGGAGGGGTGTCTGCGCAGGGCGGCTCTCCAGTGCCGCGACACCGCTGGAGAGCGCCATGACCATGAAAGAGCCACCGTCCCACGGCACGCTGCTGTCCTGCATGCCGGTCGCGGTGATGGCCGTGGTGACAGGGGTGGACGTCGTGGCGGGGCCCGGGGTGGGACTGCTCCCGCTGGTCTCCCTCGGGCCGGCCTTCTCCGGGCTGGTCGGGGGGTGGCGGCGTACCGCCGTCATCGGTGTGGTGGCGCTGCTGCTGTGCGTGGGACTCGGCCTGTACAACGGCCTGTTCGAGGAGAGCCGGGGCTTCGCGGCCCTGGGGTCGGTGGCCGGGGTCACCGGGGTGGGTATCGCCGCCGCCGTGATGCGCTCGCGCCGGGAAACGGAGTTGGCCGGTGTCCGCTCGATCGCCGAGGTCGCCCAGCGGGTCCTGCTGCGACCTGTGCCGCTGACGGCGGGCCCGCTGCGGGTGGCGGTGTCGTACACCTCCGCCGTGGCCGAGGCGCGGATCGGGGGCGATCTGTACGAGGTGGTCGCCTCGCCGCACGGCGTGCGGGTGATCGTCGGTGATGTGCAGGGCAAGGGGCTGGCCGCCGTCGAGACGGCCGCCGTGGTGCTCGGTGCCTTCCGGGAGGCAGCGCACGACGAACCCGACCTGGTGGGGCTCGGCGAGCGGCTGGAGCGGAGTGTCGCCCGGGAACTGGAGGGGGAGAAGTTCGTCACGGCGATCCTTGCCGAGTTCGGCTCCGATCACGAAGTGGTGTTCGTCAACTACGGTCACCCGGATCCGATGCGGGTGCGCCGGGACGGCACCGCCGACTTCCCGCAGCCTCCTTCCTATGCTCTGCCGCTCGGGTTGGGCGCTCCCGGGAGCGACGGCCCGAAACCATACCCGGTGTCCTTCGCACCCGGTGAGCAGTTACTTCTGTACACCGACGGCGTCACCGAGGCACGCGACGATCAGGGAGCCTTCTATCCGCTCGCCGACCGGGCGCATCTGCTGAAAGACCCTGACCCGCACAGTGCGTTGATCGCGCTGCGTGAGGACGTGGTGCGGCATGCCGCTGGTCCGCCGCACGACGACGCCGCCATGCTTCTGCTGCGCTACCACGGTCATGGAATGGGAAAATCTGCTCCTGCCGATTGAGCACGCGGGTGCCTCAGCGCGTAGAAAGGGGGGCATGGCGGAACGTAGGACCCCTTCA encodes the following:
- a CDS encoding nitroreductase family deazaflavin-dependent oxidoreductase → MRRPEGDAPHRPRLPSGWRRFALRLPILLFRAGLGPLFGGRFLLLHHIGRVTGADRHVVLEVVARDPAGGSWTVASGFGPTADWYRNLRSRPQTVVQIGNRHYAVDAQFLTPEEGAETMVQFAARHPRTALRLCAFMGLTVDGTTASFREAGRAIPFVRIHAAEQHLR
- a CDS encoding PP2C family protein-serine/threonine phosphatase; translation: MTMKEPPSHGTLLSCMPVAVMAVVTGVDVVAGPGVGLLPLVSLGPAFSGLVGGWRRTAVIGVVALLLCVGLGLYNGLFEESRGFAALGSVAGVTGVGIAAAVMRSRRETELAGVRSIAEVAQRVLLRPVPLTAGPLRVAVSYTSAVAEARIGGDLYEVVASPHGVRVIVGDVQGKGLAAVETAAVVLGAFREAAHDEPDLVGLGERLERSVARELEGEKFVTAILAEFGSDHEVVFVNYGHPDPMRVRRDGTADFPQPPSYALPLGLGAPGSDGPKPYPVSFAPGEQLLLYTDGVTEARDDQGAFYPLADRAHLLKDPDPHSALIALREDVVRHAAGPPHDDAAMLLLRYHGHGMGKSAPAD